TGTAGACGGCGCCCGGGTTGGGACGGGCCATGGAGGCGCGCAGCGTGGCCGCGATGTCCTCGACATGAATGCGTGAGAAGACCTGGCCGGGCTTGACGATCCGGTGGGCCTTGCCGGCCCGGACCTGCTCGAGCGGGTTGCGGCCGGGACCGTAGATTCCGGCCAGGCGGAAGACATGGACCGGCAGGCCCGAGGCAAGCCATGCGCCCTCGGCACGCACGCGACGGCGCGCCCGAGTCGAGACCGGATCGAGCGCATCGCCTTCGCCGACCCATGCCCCGTCGCGGTCGCCGTAGACCGCCGTACTGCTGAGATAGCCGGCCCACGCCAGGCTTCCGAGCGCGCGCAGGCGCGGCAGGCGGGCGCGGAGGACGGGATCGCCGTCCTCGTCCGGCGCGACCGAACTCAGCACATGGGTGACGCCATCCAGCGCGGCGTCGGGCAGATCGCCGAAATCGGCCGTCACGAACGCCTCGATGCCCTCCTCGCGCAAGGCTCTTGCCTTGCCGGCGTCCCGCGTCGTGCCGGCGACACGCCAGCCTTCGTCCCGCAGACGGCGCGCGAACACGCTCGCGCTGAAACCCAGCCCGAACGCGAACAGTCCTCCCGGCGGCGTGCGGCTCACGGTGTCCGGTCGGCCAGGCGCGTCGATTCCCGTTCCGGATCGCGCGCGGGCCGCGCCGCGGCCGTGCGCGGCGACTCGGCGAGATGCTCGACCTGCTCGACCGCGATCTGCCCCGAGCCGCCGCCCGAAGCATCGCCTGCATGGACGAACAGGAGCGTCGCGCCAAGGAGCCCGACCACGAAAACGGCGACCAGGCTCTCCATCTCGAACACGCGCGCAGCCACGCTTACGGGCCGGCGTATCGTCAAGCGGCCCGAGGCCAGGTCGGCGGAACGGACATCGGTGGGGACGGGATGACCAAGAGCACGCATGGCTGGACCTGTCTTCAAGCGGAGAACGCGGCACGAGACGGCGGAAGCGCCCTTTTCCGTCGCGACGCAACATGCTCGTTTCGAGCGCGTACGTCAAGCATAAGCCAAGAAGTCGCAGGGAGGTTTACTGTTCATCTCCCGTTCATCGGGTATTGACCGCCAGTGGCCATGCTCCATTCCAAATGTACGTGGGCATTCGATTCGGTCGTGGCATGTCGATCGGCGAGATTGCGCACATGCTGCGGAGATGCAAGCCGTTCAAGCGCCCACACGGCCATGCCGCGAACAAGAGGACTTGGATCGGTCAGGCATTTTTCGACGCAGGGCAGAAGTTTGACTTCACGACTATTACCGATGGCAATCAGAACATTGCGTAGGAAACGGTCGCGTCCGATCCGCTTGATCGGCGATTTGCGGAACAGCGCGCGAAACGCCTGATCGTCCAGGCCTGCGAGCTCGGCGAGGCCGGGCGCCTTGAGGTCGTCGCGAGCCCTCAGCTTGGCGTCCTGCGCGGTCCGGGCGAACTTGTTCCAGGGGCACGCGGCCAGGCAGTCGTCGCAGCCATAGATCCGGTTGCCCATGGCGGCACGGAATTCCGCCGGTATCGGTCCCTTGTGCTCGATGGTGAGATAGGAGAGGCAGCGCCGGGCGTCGAGCCGATAGGGGCCGACGAAGGCCCGAGTCGGGCAGACGTCCAGGCACGCGCGGCACCGGCCGCAATGGTCCCGCTCGGGCGGATCCGGCTCCAGGTCGAGGTCGGTGTAGATCTCGGCCAGGAAGAACCAGGAGCCGAGGTCGCGGCTGACCAGGTTGCTGTGCTTGCCCTGCCAGCCGAGGCCGGCCTGCTGCGCGAGCGGCTTCTCCAGCACGGGCGCGGTGTCCACGAACACCTTGATCCCGGCGCCATGATCCTCGGCCAGCCAGCGGCCGATCTGCTTCAGGCGCGGCTTGATCACGTCGTGATAGTCCTCGCCGCGCGCGTAGACCGAGATGTTGGCGCGGTCGCGGCGCGCCAGTAGCGGTCGCGGGTCCTCCTCCGGACCGTAGGTCATAGCGAGCGCGATCACCGTCCTGGCCTCGTGCCACAGGCCCCTGGGCGTCGAGCGGCGCTCGGGATCGCGCGCCAGCCAGTCCATCGTGCCGTGGCGGCCGTCCTCGATGGCGGAAAGATAGTCGCGGCTGATCCGCTCCGGCAACGCGGCGCGGGTGAAGCCGCAGCGGTCGAAGCCGAGCGCATGCGCCCGCTCGCGGATCGCCGCCTTCAGGTCGACGGCCGGCCGGTCAGAAGTCGAGGTCGTCGTAGTGGTCGGCCGGCTTGAGGCCGACGACCCGGTCGCGCAACAGCGGCCGGAAGCTGGGCCTGGACTTGATGCGGGCATACCACTCCTTGGCGCCTGGGTGCTTGTCCCAGGGAACGTCGCCGAGATAGTCGATCACCGAGAGCTGCGCCGCGGCGGCGCAGTCCGCCCAGGTCAGGGCGTCGCCGGCCAGCCAGTTGCGCCGCTCGAACAGGTACGAGATGTAGTCGAGATGGGCGTGGATGTTCACCAGCCCGGCGCGCACCGCCTCGGAATTCGGCACGGTCGTGCGCTTGACCCGCTTGAGCAGCTTCTCGCGCCAGAGCAGGTCGGTGACCTCTCGCACGAACTTGACGTCGAACCAGCCGATCAGCCGCCGCGTCTCGGCGCGCTCGACCGGGCTGCGGCCGAGCAGCGGCCGCGCCGTCTGGGTCTCCTCGAGATATTCCAGCGCCGCCATGCTGTCCGGGACGAGCACGCCGCGATCGTCGAGCACGGGCGTCTCCGCGGCCGGGCTGACCTCGAGAAAGGCGTCCTCGCGCTCCCAGGGCAGGACGTCGACCAGCTCGCAGGCGATGCCCTTCTCGGCCAGGCCGATGCGCAGCTTGCGGCTGAACGGATCGAGCGGATAGTGGTGCAGGAGCATGGCGCGGTCGGGGCTCCGTGGCGGGGACGCGGCAAGACCATGCTAGTCCATGCCGGCGCCGCCTGCCAGTTGCGCGCGGCAGGGGCGGACATCCGCGGGGCCGGGCATGATCGCGCACGACACGCCGGCCCGCTCGCCGCGGCACGGCGCGACCGGACCCGTGGCTACGGCCTCGTTCCCACGGCCAGGACCGCGGTCGAACGGAGCACGACCCGGTTGTCCGTCGCGATCCGGTCGACCACCGCGAGGATCGCCTCGTCCACCCGGCGGCGTCCGTCGTCATCGAGCGCGGCGTAAGCCCCCATATAGCCGTGCAACTCCCGGAGGTCGTCGAGATAGGCCGGGCCGGCGGGCCCTTCCCAGACGACCTCGATCTCCTCGACCTCGATCGCGGAGAGGCCCGCTTCCTCGAGCTCCGCGCGCAGCCGGTCCGGGTCCGCAAGCGCCAGGAACCCCTCGGGCGGCGCCGGCGGGGCCATGTCCGGGTAGATGGCACGGAGCGCCTGGGCCATGACGAGGAAGGGGCCGCCGCCGGGCAGCGTGCGCCAGGTCGCGACGCATGCCTTGCCGCCCGTGCGGGTCACGCGGACCTGCTCGGCGAGGCCTCGCCGCCAGTCGGGAAAGAGGCTGGCGCCGATCAGCGAGAAGGTCGCGTCGAAGCTCCCGTCGTCCAGGGCGAGGTCCTGCCCGTCCATCAGCCGGGCGCCGCTTGCCGGGAAGGGGGCCAGCCGCTTCGACAGAAGGTTCACCATGCCCGGCGCGTTGTCGACGG
Above is a genomic segment from Geminicoccaceae bacterium SCSIO 64248 containing:
- a CDS encoding SDR family oxidoreductase; this encodes MSRTPPGGLFAFGLGFSASVFARRLRDEGWRVAGTTRDAGKARALREEGIEAFVTADFGDLPDAALDGVTHVLSSVAPDEDGDPVLRARLPRLRALGSLAWAGYLSSTAVYGDRDGAWVGEGDALDPVSTRARRRVRAEGAWLASGLPVHVFRLAGIYGPGRNPLEQVRAGKAHRIVKPGQVFSRIHVEDIAATLRASMARPNPGAVYNVCDDLPAAPQDVVAYAAGLLGVEPPPKVPFEQADLSPMARAFYADNRRVANDRIRRELGVELAFPDYKAGLAALRAAMG
- a CDS encoding glutathione S-transferase family protein, which produces MLLHHYPLDPFSRKLRIGLAEKGIACELVDVLPWEREDAFLEVSPAAETPVLDDRGVLVPDSMAALEYLEETQTARPLLGRSPVERAETRRLIGWFDVKFVREVTDLLWREKLLKRVKRTTVPNSEAVRAGLVNIHAHLDYISYLFERRNWLAGDALTWADCAAAAQLSVIDYLGDVPWDKHPGAKEWYARIKSRPSFRPLLRDRVVGLKPADHYDDLDF
- a CDS encoding methyltransferase domain-containing protein; this translates as MTDDFARVYETTANRNTGQIAAAALDRVGDVRWGTRVLDIAAGAGALSVPAALAGAAVLAVDNAPGMVNLLSKRLAPFPASGARLMDGQDLALDDGSFDATFSLIGASLFPDWRRGLAEQVRVTRTGGKACVATWRTLPGGGPFLVMAQALRAIYPDMAPPAPPEGFLALADPDRLRAELEEAGLSAIEVEEIEVVWEGPAGPAYLDDLRELHGYMGAYAALDDDGRRRVDEAILAVVDRIATDNRVVLRSTAVLAVGTRP
- the queG gene encoding tRNA epoxyqueuosine(34) reductase QueG, translating into MPASSPGPASGRCCATGSSASSRPTTTTTSTSDRPAVDLKAAIRERAHALGFDRCGFTRAALPERISRDYLSAIEDGRHGTMDWLARDPERRSTPRGLWHEARTVIALAMTYGPEEDPRPLLARRDRANISVYARGEDYHDVIKPRLKQIGRWLAEDHGAGIKVFVDTAPVLEKPLAQQAGLGWQGKHSNLVSRDLGSWFFLAEIYTDLDLEPDPPERDHCGRCRACLDVCPTRAFVGPYRLDARRCLSYLTIEHKGPIPAEFRAAMGNRIYGCDDCLAACPWNKFARTAQDAKLRARDDLKAPGLAELAGLDDQAFRALFRKSPIKRIGRDRFLRNVLIAIGNSREVKLLPCVEKCLTDPSPLVRGMAVWALERLASPQHVRNLADRHATTESNAHVHLEWSMATGGQYPMNGR